The sequence below is a genomic window from Bradyrhizobium septentrionale.
CGAGGTCGCGTTTGCGCGGCGCCTGAGCGCGAAGTTCAACTGGGCGCTGCTCGACGTGACGCGGCGTTCGATCGAGGAGACGGCGGCCGCGATCATGAAGCTCTATAACGACCGCCAGCGCGCACGGCCGTCGGAGTGATCAGAACACGATGAGCATTTGGCGCGGCCCACAGCAGCTGATCCTCGCGTCCCAGAGCCGCGCGCGAAGGATGCTGCTCGAAAACGCCGGGCTCGATTTCGAGGCGCTGCCCGCCGACATCGACGAGCGCGCGGTGCAGAAGGATTCCGGCCTTTCCGCGCCGGGCGAGATCGCATCGCTGCTCGCACGCGAGAAGGCGCTGTTCATTTCAAGGCAGAAGCCTGGCCAATATGTCGTCGGCGCCGATCAGACCCTGGCACTGGGGCAGCGGATGTTCAGCAAGCCTACCGGCCGCGCGCAGGCTGGCGAGCAGCTTGGCCTGCTTGCCGGGCAGACCCACGAGCTGCATTCAGCCGTCGCGGTGGCGCGTGACGGAAGGGCTCTGTTCGACGACGTGAGCGTGGCCCGCATGACGATGCGGCGGCTCGCGGCCGGCGAGATCGAGGTCTATCTCGACCAGGCCGGGGCGGCGGTGACGACCAGCGTCGGCGCCTACCAGCTCGAGGGTCTGGGCGTGCATCTGTTCGAGCGGATCGAAGGCGACCATTTCAC
It includes:
- a CDS encoding Maf family protein codes for the protein MSIWRGPQQLILASQSRARRMLLENAGLDFEALPADIDERAVQKDSGLSAPGEIASLLAREKALFISRQKPGQYVVGADQTLALGQRMFSKPTGRAQAGEQLGLLAGQTHELHSAVAVARDGRALFDDVSVARMTMRRLAAGEIEVYLDQAGAAVTTSVGAYQLEGLGVHLFERIEGDHFTILGLPLLSLLAFLRREKLLAV